The Cognaticolwellia beringensis genome segment GAGCATTTATTTAAAGTACTCGATATTAAAGGCTATTAAGCCGATTTGCTAGAATAATGTTAATTTTTTTAACACTTTATTAACTTTAAGGTGTGGTTTTAAATTTACACTGCAATTAATAGGGCGATTAATCGACTAAATTAGCGTGGTTGTTCGGGGGGCGGTTTCGGCTTAAAGCATTGGTTATCTGTCGGCTGTAATTTTTGATACGCAGGTTTTTGCTTATTGTTTACCACATTTTTCGTAAAATATGGAAAAGTTAATAAAGTCAGAAGATATATCTTTATGAGCTGTGCTATGATTTTACGCTCAATAATCTTGGTACTATTACCATTATCAATAAAGAAAGAGTTCATGTTTCAGCCAGTTAGTGTTTACATCGGCTTAAAGTACAGTCGTAGCAGTCATGGAAAAGGTTTTGTTTCTTTTATCACCTTTTTTTCTATTATCGGTATTGTGCTTGGTGTCGCCTCTTTGATCACGGTTGTTTCTGTCATGGATGGTTTAGAGCGCGAGCAAAAAAGGCGAGTATTGGGCTTGGTGCCACATGTGTTAATGTCTACCCCGCAAACCCACATTAATAATTGGCGAGATTTACAGCATGATATTCTCGCTTTACCTGGCGTTACGCAAGTTACACCTTTTCAGGAAAGTGAAGCATTAATTCAGTCTAAAACAGCGCTACAAGGTGTTTTAGTACATGGCATTATGCCTGAGTTTGAAGAGCATAATATTATCAATAGTGCCATGGAATATGGTCAATTATCCCATTTAGATACACAGCCATTTAGCCTTGTTTTAGGGCAAGCTTTAGCGCTAAAATTAAATGTTAGCTTAGGTGATGTTGTACGCTTAACTTTACCCAATAAAACCTTGTTTACCCCTATGGGCCGGGTGCCAGTTCATCGTACTTTTACTATTGTGGGGATTTTTAATGTTGGATCTCAAGTAGATGAGGCTATGGTCTATATTGAAA includes the following:
- a CDS encoding lipoprotein-releasing ABC transporter permease subunit, with amino-acid sequence MFQPVSVYIGLKYSRSSHGKGFVSFITFFSIIGIVLGVASLITVVSVMDGLEREQKRRVLGLVPHVLMSTPQTHINNWRDLQHDILALPGVTQVTPFQESEALIQSKTALQGVLVHGIMPEFEEHNIINSAMEYGQLSHLDTQPFSLVLGQALALKLNVSLGDVVRLTLPNKTLFTPMGRVPVHRTFTIVGIFNVGSQVDEAMVYIEIKDGAKLHRNKGNGVNQLRLYLDDAFNAQQVISQLSVKYPNFQFVSWQESQGALFAAVSMEKNMMWLMLSLIVAVAAFNIVSALVMVVIDKQGEISILQTLGLDRSGIVKIFITQGLTNGILGVILGVTFGVILTLNLNTIFGLLGVNLLGAGQTLPIALDPVNILVIVTSALAMSFLATLYPAYRAAQTLPAEVLRNE